Sequence from the Gemmatimonadaceae bacterium genome:
CTGATCTACTTCTTTGCGCATTACGCCTTTGCCAGCATCACGGCGCACGCCACGGCGATGTTCACGCCGTTCCTCGTGGTGGTGATTGCGGCCGGCGCCCCACCCGCGCTCGCCGTGCTCGCGCTCGCCTTCGCGTCGAACCTGGACGCCGCGCTCACGCACTTCGGGACGACGACGTCGCCGATCTACTTCGGTGCGCGCTACGTGAGCCAGCGCGAGTGGTGGCGCCTGGGCTTCGTCACCGCGTGCACGACGATCCTGATCTTCGGGACGATCGGTCCGTTGTGGTGGCGCATCCTGGGCCTCTGGTAGGGGCAGAAGACGAGAGGACGAGAAGACGGGAAGACGAGGAACGGTGGGGGGGCTTACCAACCTCGAATCCCGCGCCGTACACTAGCCCGCACTCGTCCTCTCGTCTTCTCGTCCTCTCGTCTTCTCGTCTTCTAGAGTCTCGTGCGTCGCCCTCACCTCTCGCTGCAAGACGACGCCGACGCGGCGCCACCGGTTCGCATCGACCAGTTGGAGACGCCGGCGGCGCTGGTGGACCTCGACACGCTGGCGCTGAACCTGGACCGGATGGCCGAGTATTCAGCATTGCACGGTTTGTCGCTGCGGCCGCACGTGAAGACGCACAAGTCGCCGCGCATCGCGGCGCAGCAGCTGCGGCTGGGGGCGGTGGGGCTCACCTGTGCCACGCCGCGCGAGCTGGAGGTGATGTCCGACGTCACCGACGACCTCCTGCTCAACTACCCGCTCCTCGGCGCGCCCAAGCTCGCCCGCGCCCTGTCGCTCCCGCGCGACGTGCAACTGACGGTGGCCGTCGACTCGATGATCGCCGTCGATGCGCTCGCCGCCGCGGCGCGCATCATGGATCGCCCGGTGAAGGTGTACGTCGAGCTCGACCTGGGGATGCATCGCGTCGGGGTGCAGAGCGCGGCCGAGTCGATCGCGCTGGCGATGCGCATCGCCGAGCAGCCGCCGCTGCAGTTCGCCGGGATCACCTTCTATCCCGGGCACATCCGCGAACCGGTGCAGGGTCAGGAGGCGAAGATCGCCCGCCTGCGCGAGGAGCTGGCCGCCGCGCTGGACCTGATGGAGGCAGCGGGGATCCGCCCCGGCGTGGTGAGCGGCGGCTCGACGCCGCTCGCCTGGCGCATGCACGAGATCCCGGGCGTGACCGAGGTGCGCCCCGGGACCTACGTCTACAACGACCGCACCACCGCGGAGATCGGCGCCTGCAGCTGGGAAGACTGCGCCTTCACCGTCCTGGCCACCGTGGTGAGCACCGCGGTGGCGGGGCAGGCGGTCATCGACGCCGGCACGAAGGCGTTAGGGCGCGAACCGATGCGCGGCGCGACGGCCGAGGGCTTCGCCGCGCTCGTCGACCGCCCCGAGGTCACGGTGCAGCGCATGTCCGAGGAGCACGGCATTCTCGACCTCTCCAGGACGTCGTGGCGCCCGCGCGTGGGCGACGTGGTCCGCCTCATCCCCAACCACGTCTGCATCGTGGTGCACCTCAACGAC
This genomic interval carries:
- a CDS encoding alanine racemase, translated to MAEYSALHGLSLRPHVKTHKSPRIAAQQLRLGAVGLTCATPRELEVMSDVTDDLLLNYPLLGAPKLARALSLPRDVQLTVAVDSMIAVDALAAAARIMDRPVKVYVELDLGMHRVGVQSAAESIALAMRIAEQPPLQFAGITFYPGHIREPVQGQEAKIARLREELAAALDLMEAAGIRPGVVSGGSTPLAWRMHEIPGVTEVRPGTYVYNDRTTAEIGACSWEDCAFTVLATVVSTAVAGQAVIDAGTKALGREPMRGATAEGFAALVDRPEVTVQRMSEEHGILDLSRTSWRPRVGDVVRLIPNHVCIVVHLNDVIHGVRGDVVEARWPVSARGREGAPAGDA